One Streptococcus gallolyticus subsp. gallolyticus DSM 16831 DNA window includes the following coding sequences:
- a CDS encoding riboflavin synthase: protein MFTGLIQEQGRISRIVKQQHSIKLTCKASRKLLADYKIGDSMAINGVCLTCVAKTGDTFTVDIMPETFKRTIFSECRIGDLVNLELAMAANARFEGHLVTGHVDSVATLIQKHSDENAIVLSFAISQELAGQIVGQGSIAVNGVSLTVVSVTSGQFSVSLIPHTAKETNLARLKKGDKVNIETDILAKYMQAQVAKMGGQ from the coding sequence ATGTTTACAGGATTAATTCAAGAACAAGGGCGTATCAGCCGAATCGTCAAACAGCAACACAGTATCAAATTAACTTGCAAAGCTTCACGAAAATTATTAGCGGATTACAAAATCGGTGATAGTATGGCAATCAACGGTGTTTGTCTGACTTGTGTGGCTAAAACAGGTGATACGTTTACGGTGGATATTATGCCAGAGACTTTTAAGCGCACTATTTTTTCAGAATGTCGTATCGGTGATTTGGTGAATCTTGAGCTGGCTATGGCTGCTAATGCACGTTTTGAAGGGCACCTTGTGACGGGGCACGTTGATAGTGTCGCAACTCTCATCCAAAAACACAGCGATGAAAATGCCATTGTGCTCAGCTTTGCTATTTCCCAAGAACTTGCAGGGCAAATCGTGGGGCAGGGCTCAATCGCAGTCAATGGTGTTAGTCTGACGGTGGTGTCGGTGACGTCTGGGCAATTTAGCGTGTCGCTGATTCCGCATACGGCGAAAGAAACTAACTTGGCTCGACTCAAAAAAGGCGATAAGGTCAATATCGAGACAGATATTTTAGCCAAGTACATGCAAGCACAAGTTGCAAAAATGGGAGGACAATAA
- a CDS encoding MerR family transcriptional regulator yields MQTYTIGEVSEMLGITIDTIRYYDKEGLLPFVKRDKGGRRVFTHDNIQLMRMIMDLKHAGVPVKEIAHFVSWRLDGDDSLGERYDFLDKHEKILEQKIADLEQSLAYLRFKKWYYKTAIEAGTEKIHIDGATNHVCTATYDEYQALLDSGQSAIDLGNF; encoded by the coding sequence ATGCAAACATATACTATTGGTGAAGTTTCAGAAATGTTGGGGATAACGATTGATACGATTCGTTATTACGATAAAGAAGGGCTTTTACCGTTTGTAAAACGTGATAAAGGTGGGCGTCGTGTGTTTACCCATGACAATATTCAGTTGATGCGTATGATTATGGATTTAAAACACGCTGGCGTACCTGTGAAAGAAATTGCTCATTTTGTTTCGTGGCGCTTAGACGGAGACGATTCGCTTGGTGAACGATATGATTTTCTTGATAAACATGAGAAAATTTTAGAGCAAAAAATTGCTGATTTGGAACAATCTTTGGCGTATTTGCGTTTTAAAAAATGGTACTACAAAACAGCGATAGAAGCAGGAACAGAGAAGATTCATATTGACGGAGCGACTAATCATGTGTGTACTGCCACCTATGATGAATACCAAGCCTTGTTAGATAGCGGACAATCTGCTATTGATTTAGGAAATTTCTAA
- a CDS encoding aldo/keto reductase translates to MEYVTLNNGVKMPKIGLGVMQMTDPVASENAIVTALEMGYPMIDTAAAYGNEAIVGRAIKRANVNREDIFVTSKLWVSDMSYEGAKRGLEKSLENLQLDYIDLYVLHQPIGDLYGAWRYLTEAYKEGKIRAIGVDNFTQAKLVEFIKFNDVKPAVNLIQANPYHQRQDDLQAMVKRDVQMIAWQPFAGGDGNLFEDAVLKAIADKYHKTVGQVILRWLIQRDIVVIPKSSSPERQAENLAIFDFSLSQEDMEIIKKLDQGGGFALPENADQFERLLNMWEQFFG, encoded by the coding sequence ATGGAATATGTTACTTTAAATAATGGTGTTAAAATGCCAAAAATTGGACTTGGTGTTATGCAAATGACCGATCCTGTCGCTTCCGAAAATGCTATCGTGACAGCTCTTGAAATGGGGTATCCAATGATTGACACAGCAGCAGCTTATGGCAATGAAGCTATCGTTGGTCGTGCGATTAAACGCGCAAATGTCAACCGTGAAGATATTTTTGTCACTTCAAAGCTTTGGGTTAGTGATATGTCTTATGAGGGGGCAAAACGAGGTTTGGAAAAATCTCTCGAAAATTTGCAGTTAGATTATATTGACCTCTACGTTTTACACCAGCCGATTGGAGACCTTTATGGTGCTTGGCGTTATCTCACAGAAGCCTATAAAGAAGGCAAAATTCGAGCTATTGGTGTTGACAATTTTACACAAGCTAAGTTGGTTGAATTTATCAAATTCAATGATGTTAAACCTGCTGTCAATTTGATTCAAGCAAATCCTTATCATCAACGTCAAGATGATTTGCAAGCAATGGTTAAGCGTGATGTTCAAATGATTGCTTGGCAACCATTTGCTGGTGGGGATGGCAATTTGTTTGAAGATGCTGTTTTGAAAGCAATCGCTGATAAATACCATAAAACAGTCGGACAAGTGATTCTACGTTGGTTGATTCAACGAGACATTGTCGTTATTCCAAAATCAAGTAGTCCAGAGCGCCAAGCTGAAAATCTTGCTATTTTTGATTTTTCATTATCACAGGAAGACATGGAAATAATTAAGAAACTTGACCAAGGCGGTGGCTTTGCACTCCCAGAAAATGCTGACCAATTTGAACGTCTATTGAACATGTGGGAACAATTTTTCGGTTAA
- a CDS encoding flavodoxin family protein yields MTKKIVVLTGSPHKPGTSEILADYFIKGAKEVGHDVSRFDAGHSKVEFLQVDEHLNGIIPQDELDTFFPNILDADLLVFVSPLYYYGFTAQLKAVIDRFYPYNHYLKDKDVMLLATGYGSKADFQALVHYYESLSDYMRWHDKGQLLLNGTYLPSDVGERANDAYQMGKTYGL; encoded by the coding sequence ATGACTAAAAAAATTGTAGTGCTAACTGGAAGCCCACATAAACCAGGAACGTCTGAAATTCTTGCCGATTATTTTATAAAAGGTGCTAAAGAGGTTGGACATGATGTGTCTCGGTTTGATGCTGGTCACAGCAAAGTTGAATTTCTGCAAGTTGATGAACATCTAAATGGAATTATTCCGCAGGATGAGCTAGATACTTTCTTTCCAAATATTTTGGATGCTGATTTATTAGTTTTTGTATCGCCACTCTATTACTACGGTTTCACAGCACAATTGAAGGCAGTGATTGATCGTTTTTATCCCTATAATCATTATTTAAAAGATAAAGATGTGATGTTATTAGCGACAGGATATGGCAGCAAAGCTGATTTTCAAGCTCTAGTGCATTATTATGAAAGTTTGTCAGATTATATGCGTTGGCATGATAAAGGGCAACTTTTATTGAACGGAACTTATTTACCATCTGATGTTGGTGAAAGAGCAAATGATGCCTATCAAATGGGAAAAACTTATGGTTTGTAA
- a CDS encoding DMT family transporter, which produces MILLSLIPIVTGGLLATQTAVNSRLRSFVGSPFLASTVSFSVGALFLLALAFFTQGSIHFTTATFSDNPWWIWTGGLLGSIVLTVNILLFPKLGGVQTAVLPIFGQIIMGLLIDQFGLLSSPLNPLTVPRLLGFVFVLIGVLLTVIRKQSSRENKQKSVLLWQMIGVLAGMLSATQTAVNGYLGTILGSSLQAAAISFSTGTIILLVYCLGTQTTFADLGKAVSAGKSYWWIWIGGFLGGLYVFGSAWLVPQIGTGQVVVMALFGQLTFSAIIDQFGFFHALKSPVSRQKLLGLVIMFIGVILTKMA; this is translated from the coding sequence ATGATTTTGTTATCATTGATTCCCATTGTAACGGGAGGTTTATTGGCAACGCAAACCGCAGTAAATTCGAGATTGCGTAGCTTTGTTGGCTCGCCATTTTTAGCTTCAACGGTTTCGTTTAGCGTTGGAGCACTATTTTTGTTAGCGCTAGCTTTTTTCACGCAAGGCAGTATTCATTTTACGACAGCTACCTTTAGTGATAATCCGTGGTGGATATGGACGGGTGGCCTACTTGGGTCAATTGTTTTGACAGTTAATATTTTACTTTTTCCAAAACTTGGTGGTGTTCAGACGGCGGTTCTACCGATTTTTGGTCAAATCATCATGGGGCTTTTGATTGACCAGTTTGGTTTGTTGAGTTCACCTTTGAATCCTTTGACCGTTCCACGTTTACTAGGTTTTGTTTTTGTTCTTATAGGGGTTTTGTTGACGGTGATTCGTAAACAGTCATCACGTGAAAATAAACAAAAGTCTGTACTTTTATGGCAGATGATTGGCGTGTTAGCTGGGATGTTGAGCGCAACACAAACCGCAGTTAATGGGTATTTGGGAACAATTTTGGGTTCTTCTTTGCAAGCAGCAGCAATTTCTTTTAGTACAGGAACAATCATCTTGCTCGTTTATTGTTTGGGAACTCAAACGACATTTGCTGACTTGGGTAAAGCCGTTTCTGCTGGAAAATCATACTGGTGGATATGGATTGGTGGATTTTTAGGCGGGCTTTATGTGTTTGGTTCTGCTTGGTTAGTTCCACAAATTGGAACTGGACAAGTCGTGGTTATGGCTTTGTTTGGTCAATTGACTTTTAGTGCAATCATTGACCAATTCGGCTTTTTCCATGCGCTAAAATCGCCAGTATCACGCCAAAAATTACTAGGACTCGTTATCATGTTTATCGGCGTGATTCTGACCAAAATGGCATAA
- a CDS encoding NAD(P)H-dependent oxidoreductase, with amino-acid sequence MAKILVIAGHPYLTDDSVANVEILKGLEAGLDDVEVVRLIEEYPDFQIDIPKEQERLLAADTIVLQFPYFWYAMPSLLQRWMEEVFQFGFSHGTDDTKLVGKKLLVSLTTGAPKEMYAKDGFVGHEIEEFLAPIKVTAKMCGMNYLGHVETAGVSYTARTDETAIANMKKRAQKHAKDVIELVNAN; translated from the coding sequence ATGGCAAAAATACTTGTGATTGCTGGACATCCTTATTTGACAGATGATTCAGTTGCTAATGTTGAAATTTTAAAAGGTTTGGAAGCTGGTCTTGATGACGTTGAAGTGGTACGTTTGATTGAAGAGTATCCAGATTTTCAAATTGATATTCCAAAAGAGCAAGAACGTTTGCTTGCTGCGGATACGATTGTTTTGCAATTTCCGTATTTCTGGTATGCTATGCCGTCACTTTTGCAACGTTGGATGGAAGAAGTTTTCCAATTTGGTTTCTCACATGGAACGGATGATACGAAGTTAGTTGGTAAAAAATTATTAGTTTCTTTGACAACGGGTGCTCCCAAAGAAATGTATGCTAAGGACGGATTTGTTGGTCATGAGATTGAAGAATTTTTGGCACCAATTAAAGTCACAGCTAAAATGTGTGGCATGAATTATCTTGGTCATGTGGAAACAGCAGGTGTTTCTTATACAGCTCGAACAGATGAAACAGCTATTGCTAACATGAAAAAACGCGCACAGAAGCATGCAAAAGACGTTATTGAATTGGTGAACGCTAATTAA
- a CDS encoding YciI family protein, translated as MFTMDVVIKNHLIPDDKRDELFEKHAQWIQENYDSGAFLLMGPYTTKEMTGLIIGQADSKVAIEAITQADAFYPDYADYVINEFNINKINPKIAEIK; from the coding sequence ATGTTTACAATGGATGTTGTTATTAAAAATCATTTGATTCCAGATGATAAACGTGATGAACTTTTTGAAAAACATGCACAATGGATTCAAGAAAATTATGACAGCGGAGCTTTTCTTCTTATGGGACCTTACACGACAAAGGAAATGACTGGCTTAATCATTGGTCAAGCAGATAGTAAGGTGGCTATTGAAGCTATTACACAAGCAGATGCTTTTTACCCAGACTACGCAGATTATGTCATCAATGAATTTAACATTAATAAAATCAATCCTAAAATCGCTGAAATAAAATAA
- the ribD gene encoding bifunctional diaminohydroxyphosphoribosylaminopyrimidine deaminase/5-amino-6-(5-phosphoribosylamino)uracil reductase RibD, with protein sequence MHENYMAQAIAEAKKGFRQTYTNPLVGAVIVKKGRVIARGAHLQYGHEHAEKNAILHCEAPEELANSTLYVTLEPCHHTGKQPPCTQAIVEAGIKKVVVGQLDPNPLVAGKGLEFLKSQGIEVVTQVLENEARVLNPHYNFYHEHKRPYVVLKQAVSLDGKIAVLGKRTALTDDETNRFVHDERDDYQAILVGADTVLIDNPRLLGAGTTLYPLVRVILDETGRIFDKRELEIFKDQSAPVYIFSRRQVANLPAHITVIALSNFSIANILQALYEKKIQSVYVEGGAQVHDAFLASDLWDELISYVTPKVIGGNGRAAIASSRQVEQVQDLQDFSVQTIGTNLRLSVKRRL encoded by the coding sequence ATGCACGAAAACTATATGGCACAGGCAATTGCAGAAGCTAAAAAAGGCTTTAGGCAGACCTATACCAATCCCTTAGTTGGTGCGGTTATCGTTAAAAAAGGTCGTGTGATTGCTCGCGGTGCGCATTTGCAGTATGGTCACGAGCATGCTGAGAAAAATGCGATTTTGCATTGTGAAGCCCCTGAAGAACTAGCCAATTCAACCCTTTATGTGACTTTGGAACCTTGTCATCATACTGGGAAGCAGCCGCCGTGTACGCAGGCGATTGTTGAAGCTGGCATTAAAAAGGTCGTTGTTGGACAACTTGACCCTAATCCTTTAGTTGCTGGAAAAGGTTTAGAATTCTTGAAAAGTCAAGGAATTGAGGTCGTCACACAAGTTTTGGAAAATGAGGCACGCGTACTTAATCCGCATTATAATTTTTACCATGAACACAAGCGCCCTTACGTGGTTTTGAAACAAGCGGTGAGCTTGGATGGGAAAATTGCGGTACTTGGCAAACGAACTGCCTTGACCGATGATGAAACCAACCGTTTTGTTCATGATGAGCGAGATGATTACCAAGCCATTTTGGTTGGTGCTGACACGGTTTTGATTGATAATCCACGATTATTGGGCGCTGGGACGACTTTGTACCCGCTAGTACGCGTGATTTTGGACGAAACAGGGCGCATTTTTGACAAACGAGAGCTAGAAATTTTTAAAGATCAATCAGCGCCAGTTTACATTTTTAGTAGGCGACAAGTTGCGAATTTGCCTGCGCATATCACGGTTATAGCCTTATCTAATTTTTCCATTGCTAACATTTTGCAGGCGCTTTATGAGAAAAAGATTCAGTCTGTTTATGTCGAGGGCGGAGCGCAGGTTCATGATGCGTTTTTAGCGAGCGATTTATGGGATGAGCTCATTTCTTACGTGACCCCTAAGGTGATTGGTGGCAATGGCAGGGCTGCTATAGCAAGTTCTCGTCAGGTTGAACAAGTCCAAGATTTGCAGGATTTTTCAGTTCAAACAATTGGCACTAATCTGCGTTTGTCAGTCAAAAGGAGGTTGTGA
- a CDS encoding NADH-dependent flavin oxidoreductase, giving the protein MTYTFLEPYTFKNGVTAKNRIVIPPMTEGSALYDGTVSQDELNFFAKRAGDAGIFISPVAYVTENGKGFAGQLSITDDKYLSRLSEMAQAMKKGGSLAILQIFHAGRRAFVAPEKLEGASAIASGIPGSQTPRELTGEEVEDIIKAFGEATRRAIQAGFDGVEIHDANHYLIHQFFSAKSNQRTDKWGQDRSRFGLAIIEACRKAIKEAGTSQFLLGYRFSPQEKGEKGFHLKDTLAFVNQLADAEIDYLHLSQDDVWDVPNDEPAGSDNVVKQVLATINQRKPLIIVGGISTPQEAQEAKETGAEFVALGMQYLREPQWVAKVEAGQEDRIRYTMPDEAAAREVGINPFMYRYMQEDLGKPITQAPKQ; this is encoded by the coding sequence ATGACTTATACATTTTTAGAGCCTTATACCTTTAAAAATGGTGTCACGGCTAAAAATCGTATTGTGATTCCGCCGATGACAGAAGGTTCTGCTTTGTATGACGGAACAGTTTCGCAAGATGAACTTAATTTTTTTGCCAAGCGAGCAGGTGATGCGGGGATTTTCATTTCACCAGTTGCTTATGTGACAGAAAATGGAAAAGGCTTTGCGGGGCAATTGTCAATCACAGATGACAAGTATTTGTCACGTCTGTCAGAAATGGCACAAGCAATGAAAAAAGGTGGTAGCTTAGCTATTTTACAAATTTTTCATGCTGGGCGTCGTGCATTTGTAGCGCCAGAGAAATTGGAAGGTGCTAGTGCGATTGCTTCTGGTATCCCAGGGTCACAAACGCCGCGTGAATTGACTGGTGAAGAAGTTGAGGACATTATCAAGGCATTTGGTGAGGCGACTCGCCGAGCTATTCAAGCTGGTTTTGATGGTGTCGAAATTCATGATGCTAATCATTACTTGATTCATCAATTCTTTTCGGCAAAATCAAATCAACGCACGGATAAATGGGGACAAGACCGTTCACGTTTTGGTTTGGCGATTATTGAGGCTTGCCGTAAGGCAATTAAAGAAGCTGGTACTAGTCAATTCTTGCTTGGTTATCGTTTTTCACCACAAGAAAAAGGCGAAAAAGGATTTCATTTGAAAGATACTTTGGCTTTCGTTAATCAGCTAGCTGATGCGGAAATTGATTACCTGCATTTATCACAAGATGATGTTTGGGATGTGCCAAATGATGAACCAGCTGGTAGCGATAATGTGGTTAAACAAGTTCTTGCCACGATTAATCAGCGCAAGCCATTGATTATCGTTGGTGGCATTAGTACGCCGCAAGAAGCACAAGAGGCTAAGGAAACAGGCGCAGAATTTGTCGCACTTGGTATGCAATATTTACGTGAACCTCAATGGGTGGCTAAAGTTGAAGCTGGTCAAGAAGATAGGATTCGCTACACCATGCCTGATGAAGCAGCAGCGCGTGAGGTCGGCATTAATCCGTTCATGTATCGTTACATGCAAGAAGATCTAGGAAAACCAATCACACAAGCTCCAAAACAGTAA
- a CDS encoding type 1 glutamine amidotransferase domain-containing protein: MTKAVIVLTNVEKYDPLDRATGLWLSELTHFYDVLVENGVETDFVSPNGGYIPLDPPSLLSMDATDWKYYTDSEFRKNALANTHKPSELNAKDYDFIYYAGGHGTVWDFPKSEEIAELARQIYDNGGIISAVCHGVAGLLALKDDKGTSFVAGKQLTGFSNAEEEANGTTKEVPFLAEDALKAAGALYQSSTPFSDFVVADGRLITGQNPQSVRSLAQKVLETLD; this comes from the coding sequence ATGACAAAAGCAGTTATTGTATTAACAAACGTTGAAAAATATGATCCACTTGACCGTGCAACTGGTCTCTGGCTTAGTGAACTAACTCATTTTTATGATGTCCTTGTCGAAAATGGTGTCGAAACAGATTTCGTCAGTCCGAATGGTGGCTACATTCCACTTGATCCACCTAGTCTTTTATCAATGGATGCTACTGATTGGAAATATTATACAGATTCAGAATTCCGTAAAAATGCTCTTGCCAATACACATAAACCAAGTGAATTGAATGCTAAAGATTACGATTTCATTTATTATGCAGGTGGACACGGAACTGTTTGGGATTTTCCAAAATCTGAAGAAATTGCTGAATTAGCTCGTCAAATTTATGACAATGGTGGTATCATTTCAGCAGTTTGTCACGGAGTTGCTGGACTTTTGGCACTTAAAGATGACAAAGGAACATCATTTGTAGCTGGCAAACAATTAACTGGATTTAGCAATGCTGAAGAAGAAGCTAACGGAACAACTAAAGAAGTGCCTTTCCTTGCCGAAGATGCTTTAAAAGCAGCTGGTGCTCTTTACCAATCATCAACACCATTTTCTGACTTTGTTGTTGCTGACGGACGTTTAATCACAGGACAAAACCCACAATCAGTACGTTCATTGGCACAAAAAGTTTTGGAAACATTGGATTAA
- a CDS encoding aldo/keto reductase, with amino-acid sequence METVTLVNGVEIPIIGFGSIIPEGRETITAVKNAVKAGYRHFDTAAIYGNEKSLGEGIRQAMSEEGLKRSDFFITTKAWHSERGYEKTYKAFEESLERLGLDYVDLYLIHWPANSTWHDDWRELNYDTWRALEDHYKAGRIKAIGVANFLDNHLEALIEDAEIKPMVDQIEYHPGFFQDRTAKFAQEHGIVVEAWSPLGGVGAHIVDDPTINNIAKELGKDAGQVVLRWIYQKGIVSLPKSLSPSHMKSNLDIFNFSLTDEQMALIDAVPYSGGMRFDPDTAKS; translated from the coding sequence ATGGAAACTGTAACATTAGTTAATGGTGTAGAAATACCAATTATTGGCTTTGGTTCAATTATCCCAGAGGGAAGAGAAACAATTACAGCAGTAAAAAATGCAGTAAAAGCTGGTTATCGTCATTTTGATACAGCTGCTATTTATGGTAATGAAAAATCATTAGGAGAAGGTATCCGTCAAGCAATGAGTGAAGAGGGACTCAAGCGCAGCGATTTCTTTATTACAACTAAAGCATGGCATTCTGAACGTGGTTATGAAAAAACTTATAAAGCATTTGAAGAGTCATTGGAACGTTTAGGCTTAGACTACGTGGATTTGTATTTAATTCATTGGCCTGCTAATAGCACTTGGCATGATGATTGGCGTGAATTGAACTATGATACATGGCGTGCTTTGGAAGATCATTATAAAGCTGGTCGAATTAAAGCGATTGGTGTTGCTAATTTCTTAGATAATCATCTTGAAGCTTTGATTGAAGATGCTGAAATCAAACCAATGGTTGACCAAATTGAATATCACCCAGGATTTTTCCAAGATAGAACAGCAAAATTTGCACAAGAACACGGAATTGTTGTTGAAGCTTGGAGTCCACTTGGTGGAGTTGGAGCACATATTGTTGATGATCCAACAATTAATAATATTGCTAAAGAATTAGGCAAAGATGCGGGTCAGGTGGTTTTACGTTGGATTTATCAAAAAGGAATCGTATCTCTTCCAAAATCCCTTAGTCCGTCACATATGAAGAGTAATTTAGACATTTTTAATTTTTCTTTGACAGATGAGCAAATGGCACTGATTGATGCCGTACCTTATAGCGGTGGTATGCGATTTGATCCTGATACCGCAAAATCATAA
- a CDS encoding DUF3169 family protein produces the protein MKETRRWTTKQRILIYLGIAMVGLLVGVLAGYLSIDFNENILTFKFATFMILAYGLTAISIVVTLWFMYQANHYHDRYESLGNDTDEDDSYEVYRKTFKNLEFARIFYNVSMALILFSLFGALYDFQDKILSNESLSLGTYVMDIIFLALLFIFQAAIFKLTQKIRHYKLSAFPTIKEVKEFAYSYDEGELQANYEQAFLIVFNLNQFLPIAYVVLYILAIVSSIDVTSGLVVTTAIYLYINLANIRFVNKYFRK, from the coding sequence ATGAAAGAAACAAGAAGGTGGACAACAAAACAACGTATTTTAATCTATCTCGGAATTGCTATGGTGGGTTTACTTGTAGGTGTTCTTGCTGGTTACTTAAGTATCGATTTTAATGAGAATATTTTAACGTTCAAGTTTGCCACTTTTATGATTTTGGCTTATGGACTTACTGCTATTTCAATTGTTGTTACATTATGGTTTATGTATCAAGCAAATCATTACCATGATCGTTATGAAAGCTTGGGTAATGATACTGACGAAGATGATAGTTATGAGGTTTATCGCAAGACGTTTAAAAATTTAGAATTTGCACGTATTTTTTATAATGTTTCAATGGCTTTAATTCTTTTTTCTTTATTTGGAGCTCTTTATGACTTTCAAGATAAAATTCTTAGCAATGAATCACTTAGTCTTGGAACGTATGTAATGGATATAATTTTTCTAGCTTTGCTATTCATTTTTCAAGCAGCGATATTTAAATTAACTCAGAAAATTCGCCATTATAAATTGTCAGCTTTTCCAACAATTAAAGAAGTGAAAGAATTTGCTTATTCTTACGATGAGGGTGAACTTCAAGCAAATTATGAACAAGCTTTCTTAATTGTTTTCAATCTGAATCAATTTTTACCAATTGCTTATGTGGTTCTGTACATTTTAGCAATAGTAAGTTCTATTGATGTCACTTCAGGTTTGGTCGTAACGACAGCAATCTATCTCTATATTAATCTTGCGAACATTCGCTTCGTTAATAAATATTTCAGAAAATAA
- a CDS encoding helix-turn-helix transcriptional regulator, which translates to MSDKNWLLVFLAIFSAYLTSEAPNPRRKELLKKQFLRRKQLLLVTRTEDNLVLKNRLKELRARDGLNQTQLAKLAKVSRQTISLLERNEYTPSVIIALRIAHIFNEPVENVFSLDEEGEKG; encoded by the coding sequence ATGTCGGATAAAAATTGGCTTCTTGTTTTTCTTGCTATTTTTAGTGCATATTTAACATCAGAAGCTCCAAATCCTAGGAGGAAGGAATTGTTAAAAAAACAATTTCTAAGAAGGAAGCAACTTTTGTTAGTTACTAGAACGGAGGATAATTTGGTCTTAAAAAATCGTCTTAAAGAATTGCGTGCGCGTGATGGGTTAAATCAAACTCAACTGGCGAAATTAGCCAAGGTTTCTAGGCAAACAATCAGTCTCCTAGAACGCAATGAATACACACCGTCGGTGATTATCGCTCTGCGCATTGCACACATATTCAATGAACCTGTCGAAAATGTTTTTAGTCTTGATGAGGAGGGGGAAAAAGGATGA
- a CDS encoding LysR family transcriptional regulator translates to MDIRVLNYFLVVAEEGNITKAAERLLMTQPTLSRQLKALEEELEVALFKRSNHRIYLTEEGLLFQQRARDIVEMTEHAKAELHATEEIKGTLSIGCGELAAMQELSQALAIFQEKHPQVKVALHSGDNDDIRQGIDMGQLDFGLLLEPVDVSLYDFVHLRTKERWGILAHKESDFADKKVIVPGELSGTPVLTILDRTVQRELIAWSGAAAATMVNRGRYNTAYNAVMLARESKGVVIGLDLKQSYSDFTFVPFEPELALSSVLAWRSSRQQSTLVKAFITFFREYENTEQDL, encoded by the coding sequence ATGGACATCAGGGTTCTGAATTATTTTCTTGTGGTTGCTGAGGAAGGAAATATCACCAAGGCAGCTGAGCGTTTATTGATGACACAACCGACCTTGTCACGTCAGCTTAAAGCTTTGGAAGAAGAATTGGAAGTGGCACTTTTTAAACGATCTAATCACCGCATTTATTTAACTGAGGAAGGGCTACTTTTTCAACAGCGTGCGCGTGATATTGTAGAAATGACAGAGCATGCCAAAGCAGAATTACACGCAACAGAAGAAATTAAAGGAACGCTTTCGATTGGCTGTGGAGAATTGGCAGCTATGCAAGAACTGTCTCAAGCGCTAGCGATTTTTCAAGAAAAACACCCTCAAGTGAAAGTCGCTTTGCATTCTGGGGATAATGATGATATTCGCCAAGGAATTGACATGGGGCAGCTTGATTTTGGGCTTTTATTAGAACCAGTTGATGTGAGTTTGTATGATTTTGTACATCTTAGAACTAAAGAACGTTGGGGCATTTTGGCGCACAAGGAGTCTGATTTTGCAGATAAGAAAGTGATTGTGCCAGGTGAATTGTCAGGAACGCCAGTATTGACTATTCTGGATCGAACGGTTCAGCGAGAATTAATTGCTTGGTCTGGTGCGGCAGCAGCAACAATGGTTAATCGAGGGCGCTACAATACCGCTTATAATGCTGTCATGCTTGCTCGTGAGAGTAAAGGTGTTGTCATTGGACTTGATTTGAAACAATCTTATTCAGATTTTACTTTTGTGCCTTTTGAGCCAGAATTAGCTTTGTCATCTGTACTTGCATGGCGTAGCTCACGCCAACAAAGCACGTTGGTTAAAGCATTTATCACGTTTTTCAGAGAATATGAGAATACAGAGCAAGATTTGTAA